CAGGCTCGCCACCCGCTCGACATCCGCCTGCACCGGGGCGAAATCCACCCGCTCGGGCGCCGGCAAGGCCTCCACCAGGGCGGCGACCCGGTCGATGCCTCCCCGCACGGGATCGAGATCGACGCGCTCGGGCGCGGGCAGCGCCGCCACCAGTTCGCCAACCCGTTCGATGGCCGCGTGGAGAGGATTCAAGTCCACCGACTCCGGTGCGGGCAGCGCCTTCACCTGCGCGGAGACGGCCTCGACCGCCGACCCGAGCGGCTGCAGATCCACCTCCTTGGGCGCGGGCAACGCGTGAATCAGCGCGGACAGGGAGGCGATGCCCTCGTGCACGGAGGACAGATCCACCGGCTCCGGCGCCGGCAGCGACGCCACCTGTTCCCCCAAGGCGTCCAAGCCCTGTTGCAGCGGGCGCAGGTTGGGGGGCGGCGGTGGCGCCGGCAAGGCCGCGACGCGCGCATCTAGCGCGCGCAGGGACTCCTCCAGCGGTGCCACCGTGGGCGCCAAGCGCTGCTCCACCTCGTCCACCCGCGTGCGCAGGGCGCTCACGTGCGCTTCGATCGGCGCCAGCGCGGGTCGCAACTGGTCCACCTCCTGACGCAGATCGCCCACCCCGTCCTCGAGCGGGGCCAGGTCTACGCTCGGCATCAGCGGCGTCAAGCGGTTAACCAGCGTGTTCGGTACGTTCTGCTCCAGCGCCTTGAGCTGCCCCTGTAGTTCGCCAACCAGGCGCCCCCGATCGGCCAGGGCTTCGCTCAGTTGCGCGTGGTGCTCCGTGTAGTCGACGAAGCGACGGCGACACCACCAGTAGCCGAGGAGAAACGCGATGAGCGCCACCAGGAGGTAGATGACAGTGAATTTTGCGAGCAGGTAGATCATCTCGTTACATCCCCTTACGGTGTGCTAGCGCTCGAGTCGCGCAGGCGCACCACGATGCGCCGGTTCAGCGCCCTTCCAGACGCGGATTCATTGCTGGCAACGGGTGATGACTCGCCGAAGCCCTCGCTCTCCAGGCGCACGGCATCCACGCCGAGATCCACCAACGCCGTCACCACAGCGCCCGCCCGGGCGGCGCTCAAGACTTGGTTGTCCTGCGCGTTGCCGACGTTGTCCGTATGCCCTTCCACCAACAGCGCGCCGGGACACTGGTTGGCGAGATTGGCCAAGGCGGCCAGCAGCGCATCGTCCTCGCTCGGAATCGTGGCGCTGCCGGTAGCGAAGTGGATCGTCGTATCGTCGAGCAACGCAACGAAGGTGGCGTTGCAGTCGAGGGCATCTCGAGCCACCTGCAACCAGAGGTGGCCGGTCGGCACCGCATCACCCACTTGGCTGAACGCGAGGGTCGCGGCGGCTTGGTCCGCCTCGGCCACGATGCCGGCGATACTCAACTTGCCGTCGAGCCAATGGGCCTCACCACGAAGAAGACCGGCGAGTACGGAGAGCGCGGCGCTGGCGGCCGCCTGCGTGGGCGGATCGTCCTGCTCGGCGGCCGGGGACACCACGCGCAGCTCATCCACCACCCGCGGGGCATGCGCCGCCGCCGCGCTGACGAGCGCGGCGCGAACCGCCTCGCTCGGCACCTGCCCTTCCAAGCGCAGGGCATCCTCAGACTTGTGAATCCGGAAATTGTAGGCGACCGGCGCCTGGTCTCGTTCGAGGACAGGGGCGGGTGCTGGGGGCACTTTGGGGAGCGCCGCGGGCGCCTGCAGGCTCACGCTCGCGAGGGTTGGGCAGCGTAGGCGGCCGGCCCAGGTATCGCATCGGGCGGACTCGGCCATCCACTCGTAGCGCTCGACCGCCTCCTCGGGGCCGATGGCGGTCAGGGCCACGCGCTGACCGTTGGCCTCGCTGGCGAGCACCTCCACGCCGGCGCTCTGCAGTTGCGCCTGCGCCTCGCGGGCCACGTCGCGCTCGACCTGCCGAGCCGTACTCAAGGTGGCGAACAGGAACAGCAACAACGCCAGCAGGAACAGGCCCCACCACCACAGGGGTAACGCGGCGGGCGTTGGCGAGCGCAAATGGTAGCGACGCGTACTGCTGCGCTCCTCGCGCGCGTAGGCGCTCTCGGACGATGCTTGCATAGGGCTCTCCCTTGCCCAGTTTCTCGAGTCCGAGAGCTAATGTAGCGCGTCCAGCGGTAAATCGCTGTTTCAATTGGTGACACGTGCCTCTCGTGCCCCGTCCGTTGCGCACCGCAACCATGCACCGCGGATAACTTCCAGCGCCTGCCATCGCCTGTGGCACCATCAGCGTTGGCGTTGCTGACCGGCGCACCTGCGGGTCAGCCGATTTGCAAGGAGGCACGCACCCATGGCGAAAGCAAAGAACAAGACCGTTGCCAACGACGCTGACGTCGAGGGCTTCATCGGCGCGGTCGAGCCGGCGCGTCGGCGCGAAGATGCCCACGCCCTATTGGAATTCTTCGCTCGCGTCACGGGCATGAAGGCGAAGATGTGGGGCGCGAGCATGGTCGGCTACGGCCGCTACGCCTACACCTACGAGAGCGGCCGCGAGGGGGAGTTCCTGATGACCGGCTTCAGCCCGCGCAAGCAGAGTCTTTCCCTCTACATAATGCCCGGCTACGAGTTCGAGGGCATGAGCGAGAAGCTGGCACGCCTGGGCAAGCACAAGCTGGGTAAGTCCTGCCTGTACGTCAACAAGCTGGCGGATATCGATCTCGACGTGCTGGAGGAGATCGTGCTGGCCGGCATGGCCAAACTGCGCGAGCGCTGGGACACCTGGGACGAGTAGCGCCCCGCCGCTGATCAGCAGATTTCCTGACCGACTTTCGCTGCTGCAAACCCGCGCAGGGACCATGACGCGATGCGGTAACATCTGCTACCGTCGCCGCTCCCACTGCTGACGCGAAGCGAACGCCCGATGAACCTCACCCGAATCCTGCTCATCGCCTCCCTACCCGTTGCGGCCATCATCGCCGTGCCACCGGCGCTCATCGGCCCGGAGGTGGAGGAACAAATGCAGATCGCCCTGGCCGAGGCGACGGACAACCCGGTCGCCAGCGTGCGCCTGGCGGAGTACGACCGCGGTTGGTTCGGCGCTACGGGACGCATCGTGGTGCAGGCGCGCGAGGACTACATCGATGCGGTACTGGCAGAGCGCGCCGCTGCCGCGGCGGCCACCCAGGATCCCCAGGCAGTGGCGGCCTTCGCCGATGTGCGATCGTCGCTACTGCAGCCGGTCGAACTGGATCTCGACGTCGCCCACGGCACCCTGCTGTTCCAGAACGGGTTGGCGCTCGGCGCCGCCTCGGCGGTCGCCACCCTGCAGGACAGCGCCTTCAAGGAGAAGCTCCCGGACCTCGAGATGAACGAGCAGGTCAGCGCGTCGATGCGCATCGGCTTCGATCAGTCCGTCGCCTTCGACGTCGATGTCCCTGCGTTTCGGTTCCCCATCGAGGAAGAGGGCGAAGCGGGTGAAGTGCAGTTCTTGGGTTTCGAACTCGCCGGGCTCCTGGACACCGTGTCGGGCGAGGTCGACTACGAAGGGACGATGCCGTCCTTTGCCGTGACGGTGGGCGACGCCAGCATCGTAAGCGTCGACGAGACGCGCGTGGAGGGCCACAACACACAGCTGACCGAAGATGTGTGGATCGGCGACTCTGCGTGGACCACCCAGCAGGTGCGCGTCTTCGTCGCCGATACGGGCGAAGGCGACGCGGTGGACTTCAATCTGGACGGCTTCACCTTCACCGCGAACCTCGAGGTGGACGATGGCGGCGAGCTACTTCTCATCGAGGGCACCTACGCCGTCGACAAGATGACCGCCGAGGGTTACGAGGGCAGCCTTCACCTGCCGGTCAGCTTGAGCAACATCCCCGTCGAGTCCATGCAGCAGTACATGACGCTGGTCAGCGACCCCGCCAACGCTGCGGCCATGAACGATGATGACACCCCCCTCACCGCCGAACTCACCGAGCAGCTCTTTGCGATCTTCGAACCGGTGCTGGCAGCGTCGCCGGCGCTGCGCATCGGACCCGCCAAGGTCGATCTGCCCGAGGGGCCTGTCAACGTCGATATGCAGGTGCAGGTTGCCGGCGATGAATTCTCTCAGGCGGGCTTGGCCGCCATGGCAGACCCGAACGTGCTCGGAAAGGTGCTGAGCGCCAACCTGGATGCATCCCTGCCGGTAGCCCAGGCGGAGAGCATCGCTGAGTGGGTACTGGCGGACCAGATCACCAGCAGTATGGAAGGGCAACCGCCGGAGTATCAGTTGACGCCGGAACAAGCGTCCGAGATGGCGGCGCAACAGGTGCCCGGCATGCTCTCGGAGCTGGTGCAGCAAGGCATCATCAAGCGCGATGGCGACAGCTACGTGGCATCCATCAAGGTGAAGGATGGCAACATCGACATGAACGGCCTGGTGCTGCCGTTGGCGATGTTCGCCCAGTAGCCGATCAGGGCCGAGCGGTGGGCGGTCCCGCTCGGCGCCCCGACTCCGCTCCCCTACTCCGTCAGGGACACATCGCCTGAACCGGTATCCACGCTCAGGCGCAGCTCGCGGCCACCGCGGCGGGCGATGAACTTGTCGTCGTCCTCGTCCAACACCTGAAGTCCGTTCAAGCCAGAGTCGATCCGGCCCGAGCCCGTGTCCACATCGAGCTCGACGCCGACATTCGCCGGGATCACGACGCGAACGTCGCCGGAGCCGGTGTCCAGGGAGACGCGCCCGCCGATCCCGGCAAACTCCATCTCCACATCGCCGGACCCCGTGTCGGCGATCACCTGCTCGGCCCGCAGAGCGCGCATGATCACCTCGCCGGAGCCGGTGTCGGCGCGCAAGCGCTCGGCCGATACGTTCTCCAGCAGCACGTCACCAGAGCCCGTGTCGACGTTCACCCGCCCCGCATTCACTCCCTCCAGGCGCACGTCCCCCGAGCCCGTGTCGGCGGTGATGTCGCCCAACACGCGGTCGACGATGATGGCGCCGTGATGGGTGTCGAGGTAGAAATCACCGGCGGCGTCGGCCACCCGGAGCTCGCCCATGGCGAGGTAGGCGCTCACCCGC
Above is a genomic segment from Pseudomonadota bacterium containing:
- a CDS encoding OmpA family protein, whose protein sequence is MQASSESAYAREERSSTRRYHLRSPTPAALPLWWWGLFLLALLLFLFATLSTARQVERDVAREAQAQLQSAGVEVLASEANGQRVALTAIGPEEAVERYEWMAESARCDTWAGRLRCPTLASVSLQAPAALPKVPPAPAPVLERDQAPVAYNFRIHKSEDALRLEGQVPSEAVRAALVSAAAAHAPRVVDELRVVSPAAEQDDPPTQAAASAALSVLAGLLRGEAHWLDGKLSIAGIVAEADQAAATLAFSQVGDAVPTGHLWLQVARDALDCNATFVALLDDTTIHFATGSATIPSEDDALLAALANLANQCPGALLVEGHTDNVGNAQDNQVLSAARAGAVVTALVDLGVDAVRLESEGFGESSPVASNESASGRALNRRIVVRLRDSSASTP
- a CDS encoding DUF1801 domain-containing protein, whose translation is MAKAKNKTVANDADVEGFIGAVEPARRREDAHALLEFFARVTGMKAKMWGASMVGYGRYAYTYESGREGEFLMTGFSPRKQSLSLYIMPGYEFEGMSEKLARLGKHKLGKSCLYVNKLADIDLDVLEEIVLAGMAKLRERWDTWDE
- a CDS encoding DUF945 family protein; translation: MNLTRILLIASLPVAAIIAVPPALIGPEVEEQMQIALAEATDNPVASVRLAEYDRGWFGATGRIVVQAREDYIDAVLAERAAAAAATQDPQAVAAFADVRSSLLQPVELDLDVAHGTLLFQNGLALGAASAVATLQDSAFKEKLPDLEMNEQVSASMRIGFDQSVAFDVDVPAFRFPIEEEGEAGEVQFLGFELAGLLDTVSGEVDYEGTMPSFAVTVGDASIVSVDETRVEGHNTQLTEDVWIGDSAWTTQQVRVFVADTGEGDAVDFNLDGFTFTANLEVDDGGELLLIEGTYAVDKMTAEGYEGSLHLPVSLSNIPVESMQQYMTLVSDPANAAAMNDDDTPLTAELTEQLFAIFEPVLAASPALRIGPAKVDLPEGPVNVDMQVQVAGDEFSQAGLAAMADPNVLGKVLSANLDASLPVAQAESIAEWVLADQITSSMEGQPPEYQLTPEQASEMAAQQVPGMLSELVQQGIIKRDGDSYVASIKVKDGNIDMNGLVLPLAMFAQ
- a CDS encoding DUF4097 family beta strand repeat-containing protein; this encodes MRVLLAAALLAASAGAVAAETVRLDGQSFAVFNLAGSVRIETGAGPSAVAEVTLAGPDADLLSIDTLVTQVRGETATALVVRYPDDDVVYREVGWRGRSDVKVASDGTFHRDRGKRIRLRSSGNGTEAYADIVLRVPPDQRVSAYLAMGELRVADAAGDFYLDTHHGAIIVDRVLGDITADTGSGDVRLEGVNAGRVNVDTGSGDVLLENVSAERLRADTGSGEVIMRALRAEQVIADTGSGDVEMEFAGIGGRVSLDTGSGDVRVVIPANVGVELDVDTGSGRIDSGLNGLQVLDEDDDKFIARRGGRELRLSVDTGSGDVSLTE